One window of Sphingobacteriales bacterium genomic DNA carries:
- a CDS encoding DUF4270 domain-containing protein — protein MKSLLTGVFLLFLLFVNSCTKTTTIGGDLFNDDAFPESITIDTLTIEANTFISDSISTAPPVSGIPYLLGAVNDEIAGKTQAAIFSQLIIPTNNINLGDSLVLDSIVLTLRYFNKSVYGDADAPTGLTVFELTESMQAGNVYYSNKQFGFNPLPIGYLTDYYLAPSDSVTIFSKLLKDQNDQDSLVFVKTEPHIRIPLSRDFGNRILSQSGTINLSDNSNFRQYFKGLYISPSSSNNGIAYIDMLASRTRLTIYYSQGSRKNLTLDLPVSALSAVSNYFKHDYSNTQVKTSMEQPKPNGQEIVYLKGAAGLGFSLNFPYLTNLNSYAVNKAELEMTVIPNSFELFQLPTTLALVTYDTTTNKILRSITTAVLTEEEGLNGEKLNKFKFVFSFYTQQKINGIVQDAIEQVFTELQRSNPNRIMIGGPDHPEYPMKFTLICTELQ, from the coding sequence ATGAAAAGTCTGCTTACGGGAGTTTTTTTACTGTTTTTATTATTTGTCAATTCTTGTACTAAAACCACAACTATTGGTGGAGATTTGTTTAATGATGATGCTTTTCCTGAGAGCATCACTATTGATACTTTGACAATTGAAGCAAATACATTTATCTCTGACAGTATTTCTACAGCACCTCCGGTTTCCGGAATACCTTATTTATTGGGAGCGGTCAACGATGAAATTGCAGGTAAAACGCAGGCAGCAATTTTTTCTCAACTTATCATCCCTACAAACAATATCAATTTAGGCGATTCCTTAGTGTTGGATTCTATTGTTCTTACGTTAAGATATTTTAACAAAAGCGTTTATGGAGATGCGGATGCTCCCACCGGATTGACGGTTTTTGAATTGACGGAATCCATGCAAGCTGGAAATGTTTATTACTCAAACAAACAATTTGGTTTTAACCCCTTGCCGATTGGATATTTAACAGATTATTATTTAGCTCCTTCAGACAGCGTTACCATATTTAGCAAACTGTTAAAAGACCAGAACGATCAGGATTCATTAGTTTTTGTCAAAACAGAACCACATATTAGAATACCATTAAGCAGAGATTTTGGAAACAGGATTTTATCACAATCCGGAACTATCAATTTATCAGACAATTCTAACTTCCGGCAGTATTTTAAAGGATTGTATATCTCACCTTCATCTTCTAATAACGGGATTGCATATATAGATATGTTGGCATCAAGAACGAGGCTGACCATCTATTACAGTCAAGGCAGTCGCAAAAACCTGACACTCGATTTGCCGGTAAGTGCGTTGTCTGCCGTCAGCAATTATTTTAAGCACGACTATTCAAACACACAGGTTAAAACCTCGATGGAACAGCCGAAACCAAATGGTCAGGAAATAGTTTACTTAAAAGGTGCAGCAGGATTAGGTTTTAGTCTAAACTTTCCTTATTTAACAAATTTAAATAGCTATGCCGTAAATAAGGCAGAATTGGAAATGACTGTTATTCCAAATTCTTTCGAATTGTTTCAGTTGCCCACAACCCTTGCATTGGTAACTTATGATACTACAACCAATAAGATTTTAAGATCAATTACAACTGCTGTTTTAACAGAGGAGGAAGGACTAAACGGAGAAAAACTGAATAAATTCAAGTTTGTGTTTAGCTTTTACACACAGCAAAAAATAAATGGAATTGTTCAGGATGCGATTGAACAGGTATTTACCGAGCTTCAGAGAAGCAATCCAAACCGAATAATGATTGGCGGTCCCGATCATCCCGAATATCCGATGAAGTTTACCCTGATTTGCACAGAACTTCAATAG
- a CDS encoding Hsp70 family protein, whose protein sequence is MARIKVDYGIDLGTTNSAIARMEMGEPVIKKSMDLQKDTVPSCVLITKKCAIEVGDKALTQLGADKRLEFQNPHYTSNVFIEFKRTMGTDKVYKSSHLGKDLISEELSAEVLKKLKQPITDEVVNAVVVTVPAMFGANQKEATNKAAKLAGFEQVVLLSEPAAAAYAYGIKTKMKDGYWIVFDFGGGTFDAALLKIEEGIFRVISTEGDNYLGGKNIDFAIIDEILLPYFRESYILEGVFEDDSKLNKFRNQFKDKAEQAKIDLSTKSSVDLLSNLGENFGKDDAGNPFEFDLTVTRDELDKVQRPYFQRAIDITKELLKRNHLKGSQINTLILVGGPTLTPLLREMLKEQVTEHIDFSVDPMTVVAKGAALYASTIGRGIEDPPPTNCVELEINYDAITVETDTLINIKLKNIDSLKGVKIFAEIHRNDGGWSMSKIQLDSKAQLFELVLKEGKNHFVVKTTDSKGDYIECSPSEFTIRCVIEGSIGPVDVTILPFHYGIEIKNKKTDRMEFEPLKGLEKDRELTSKGLIGVSNGRTTSSQIRTGMKQDFLRIPIYQGNYNAKGSRAIYNEHVFDLEITGEDLPALLPEGSTFDLTIQLDRNESISGKAYFHILDYQHEFKVVKEHRVSIPAIYKIESEFRDGFRIIREIEKAKVLSDDSKLNELKKSLAELQDYFEKGKSDEDRRKEVFDKMREILIKVDELDKGTGWDRIEKEIREEFGRLEKANDDLGNDKTNEALEKLRTKTDEAIRSKDHDLGREVLEEIETLFVIITLIYQLIGRIRRWNEHFDFIKWKNPTRVRQLLNQGLLIIAENPTKERLLPICIECENNLPDQACTSCGRKISQCVCVS, encoded by the coding sequence ATGGCAAGAATAAAAGTTGACTACGGCATAGACTTAGGTACGACCAATTCTGCAATAGCAAGAATGGAAATGGGAGAACCGGTTATTAAAAAATCTATGGACCTTCAAAAAGATACAGTACCTTCTTGTGTTTTAATCACAAAAAAGTGTGCAATAGAAGTTGGTGATAAGGCTCTCACACAACTTGGAGCTGACAAGAGATTAGAGTTTCAAAATCCTCACTATACTTCAAATGTTTTTATTGAGTTTAAAAGGACAATGGGAACCGATAAGGTTTACAAATCATCTCACTTAGGCAAAGACTTAATATCAGAGGAACTTTCCGCAGAAGTATTAAAAAAACTCAAACAACCAATCACAGACGAAGTTGTAAATGCTGTTGTTGTTACTGTACCTGCTATGTTTGGAGCAAATCAAAAAGAGGCGACTAATAAAGCTGCCAAATTAGCCGGTTTTGAACAAGTTGTGTTATTATCAGAACCTGCTGCCGCCGCTTATGCGTATGGCATTAAAACCAAAATGAAGGACGGTTATTGGATTGTGTTTGACTTTGGAGGCGGAACATTTGATGCTGCATTACTTAAAATTGAAGAAGGCATTTTTAGAGTTATCAGTACGGAGGGTGATAATTACTTAGGCGGGAAGAATATAGACTTTGCAATAATAGACGAAATACTATTACCATATTTCAGAGAAAGTTACATCTTAGAGGGTGTCTTTGAAGATGACAGTAAGCTAAATAAATTCAGAAATCAATTTAAGGATAAAGCAGAACAAGCGAAAATTGATTTGTCAACAAAATCATCTGTTGACTTGCTTTCTAACTTAGGTGAGAACTTTGGCAAAGATGATGCCGGCAATCCTTTTGAGTTTGACTTAACGGTAACAAGAGATGAGTTAGATAAAGTTCAAAGACCTTATTTTCAGAGAGCTATTGACATAACAAAAGAGTTATTGAAGCGAAACCATTTAAAGGGAAGTCAAATCAACACTTTGATTTTAGTTGGAGGCCCAACTCTAACCCCACTATTAAGAGAAATGTTGAAAGAACAGGTAACAGAACACATTGATTTTTCGGTTGACCCGATGACTGTTGTGGCAAAAGGCGCTGCTCTTTATGCTTCTACAATAGGCAGAGGAATAGAAGACCCACCACCAACCAATTGTGTAGAATTAGAAATCAACTACGATGCTATTACCGTTGAAACAGATACTTTAATTAATATCAAACTAAAAAATATTGATTCTTTAAAAGGGGTGAAAATATTTGCGGAAATTCACAGAAATGACGGGGGTTGGAGTATGAGTAAAATCCAATTAGATAGTAAAGCTCAATTGTTTGAATTAGTATTAAAAGAAGGGAAAAACCACTTTGTGGTTAAAACAACAGACAGCAAAGGGGATTATATTGAATGTTCACCTTCTGAATTTACTATAAGATGTGTAATTGAAGGATCTATCGGACCTGTTGACGTTACTATATTGCCATTTCATTATGGTATTGAAATTAAAAATAAAAAGACGGACAGAATGGAGTTTGAGCCATTGAAAGGTTTAGAAAAAGATAGAGAGTTAACATCAAAAGGGCTTATAGGCGTTTCAAACGGAAGAACAACTTCAAGCCAAATTAGAACCGGAATGAAACAGGATTTTTTAAGAATACCAATTTATCAAGGAAATTACAATGCAAAAGGGTCAAGAGCTATCTACAATGAACACGTCTTCGACTTAGAAATTACAGGTGAAGATTTACCTGCATTACTACCGGAAGGAAGCACATTTGATTTAACCATTCAATTGGACAGAAATGAAAGCATTTCAGGTAAGGCATATTTTCATATATTGGACTATCAACACGAATTTAAGGTTGTCAAAGAACATAGGGTTTCCATTCCTGCCATATATAAAATAGAATCGGAGTTTAGAGATGGATTCAGGATAATACGCGAAATTGAAAAGGCGAAGGTTTTATCCGATGACTCAAAACTAAATGAATTGAAAAAATCGCTTGCTGAATTACAAGATTATTTTGAAAAGGGGAAAAGCGATGAAGACAGACGAAAGGAAGTATTTGATAAAATGAGGGAGATCCTTATAAAAGTTGATGAATTAGACAAAGGAACCGGTTGGGATAGAATAGAAAAAGAAATTCGCGAGGAGTTTGGCAGGCTTGAAAAGGCGAATGATGATTTAGGAAACGATAAAACAAATGAGGCATTAGAAAAACTAAGGACTAAAACGGACGAAGCGATTCGTTCAAAAGACCATGATTTAGGTCGCGAAGTCCTTGAAGAAATTGAAACCTTGTTTGTTATAATAACGTTAATTTACCAATTAATAGGAAGAATAAGAAGATGGAACGAACATTTCGATTTTATTAAATGGAAAAACCCTACAAGAGTTAGGCAATTGCTAAATCAAGGATTGCTAATTATTGCAGAGAATCCGACTAAAGAAAGGTTATTGCCGATTTGTATTGAGTGCGAAAATAATTTACCTGACCAAGCTTGTACAAGTTGCGGCAGGAAAATATCACAATGTGTATGTGTTTCTTAA
- a CDS encoding sulfatase-like hydrolase/transferase, protein MNGNFSNNSSVPTGFPLRLTLNTLGLLLILKCWFFISLHNKMSWLYLLSYVQDAFLFMVNYLLFIYCFQTGKWLYPLGFMLFVLFFIPISALTFTYTFFLMDLYHFPMNIFSISADSLCFFITYFTSPFTIAGFLGIYAVLFSISYLVPKRLAFVNWIKPACLLLTLLFLPSSLKPGINPILFSIQEQIIAYRNADTNLKHLEEPNAEIADNTDFGFADKKFDTIPTIHSNYKRVIVLVMEGLNYKTFTQKSKEDQNSFLNKYQKHIKQFTNYHTLNIDSFTSLIAILNSIFVPYSSHVKKEAFDFTDKQTNLVRFFNHNHFTTFFTTSLGLQQAYFVPDMPEWKTTLFMEKMDTVVHYKCINSMKIENSCEDLTLLNNMVDTIAAHDQIFVFNEMVYGHVNEWTEKKGVEVVEYYNLYFNRLIEKLSGKQILDSTLIFILSDHGPKEDAYNTDNYHIPLLVFSTGIDTTANNSFTSHLDFKNILIELMTGTPQIYGNQPFFTYGNSVEMVYGLATPDGSHIFINNRLRQTKGNLSDRNEYYKLNKHYQQYLHYFASLKAKI, encoded by the coding sequence ATGAACGGTAATTTCTCAAATAACTCTTCTGTTCCAACCGGATTTCCACTTCGGCTTACCCTCAATACCCTTGGGCTGTTGTTAATTTTGAAGTGCTGGTTTTTCATCTCCCTTCACAACAAAATGAGCTGGCTCTACTTGCTTTCCTACGTACAGGATGCTTTCTTGTTTATGGTCAATTATCTGTTGTTTATCTATTGTTTTCAAACCGGTAAATGGTTGTATCCATTGGGTTTTATGTTGTTTGTTTTGTTTTTCATCCCGATCTCTGCACTCACATTTACCTATACCTTTTTCCTCATGGATTTGTACCATTTCCCCATGAACATATTCAGTATCTCAGCAGATAGTTTATGTTTTTTCATCACCTACTTTACTTCCCCCTTCACGATTGCCGGTTTCTTAGGCATTTATGCCGTTTTATTCTCCATTTCTTACCTGGTCCCCAAAAGATTGGCTTTTGTCAATTGGATAAAGCCTGCTTGTTTACTGCTGACCTTATTATTTTTACCCTCTTCTTTAAAACCCGGAATCAATCCAATCCTGTTTTCTATTCAGGAACAGATTATTGCTTACCGCAATGCCGATACTAATCTAAAACATCTCGAAGAACCAAATGCAGAGATAGCAGATAATACGGATTTTGGTTTTGCGGACAAAAAATTTGACACCATTCCAACCATTCATTCTAACTACAAAAGAGTAATCGTGTTGGTGATGGAGGGGTTAAACTATAAGACCTTTACCCAAAAATCAAAAGAAGACCAAAACAGTTTCCTGAACAAATACCAAAAGCACATCAAGCAGTTTACGAACTACCACACCCTAAACATTGACAGTTTTACCAGCCTGATCGCAATTCTTAACAGCATTTTTGTCCCATACTCCTCCCATGTAAAAAAGGAGGCGTTCGACTTTACCGATAAACAAACCAACTTGGTAAGGTTTTTTAACCACAATCATTTTACCACCTTCTTCACAACCTCTTTAGGGCTGCAGCAAGCCTATTTTGTTCCTGATATGCCGGAATGGAAAACAACATTGTTCATGGAGAAAATGGACACCGTTGTCCATTACAAGTGCATCAATTCCATGAAAATTGAAAATTCATGTGAAGACTTAACGCTGCTAAACAATATGGTTGACACCATAGCGGCGCATGACCAAATCTTCGTATTTAATGAAATGGTCTATGGCCATGTCAATGAGTGGACAGAAAAAAAAGGAGTTGAGGTTGTCGAATACTACAATCTGTATTTTAACCGGTTGATTGAAAAGTTATCCGGAAAACAAATTTTGGACAGCACCCTCATTTTTATCCTGTCAGATCATGGCCCTAAAGAAGATGCCTATAATACGGACAATTATCATATACCCTTGTTGGTTTTTTCCACCGGTATAGATACCACTGCCAATAATAGTTTCACCTCTCATCTCGATTTTAAAAACATTTTAATAGAGTTGATGACCGGAACCCCGCAAATCTATGGCAATCAGCCGTTTTTTACCTATGGCAACAGCGTTGAAATGGTTTACGGATTGGCTACCCCCGATGGCTCACATATTTTTATCAATAACCGGCTAAGGCAAACAAAAGGCAACCTGTCAGACAGAAATGAATATTACAAACTGAATAAGCACTATCAGCAATACCTTCATTATTTCGCGTCTTTAAAAGCAAAAATCTGA
- the priA gene encoding primosomal protein N': MPTYAKVILPLSLSHDYSYEVPESLTETIAAGKRVEIQFGQKRVYAGIVKEIFTDDPPSYLVKPILSVLDENPIVTQIQLNFWKWISEYYMCTEGDVMNAALPAAFKLSSETNLELNPSFKYDYSLLTDDEYMIAEALIKQSKITIDDVKLILNKKNVLYIIKSLIEKGAILVSEELVERYKPKMETLIRLTDDYKDENLLRDLFEKLNKAPKQLSVLMAYLQLKNKTLQDSIRIKELENFAQVKSADIQLLVKKGIFIKEDKITSRLPELSDLSSTIDLLTEHQQEAYDHILRQFETKGVILLHGVTSSGKTQLYLKLIQDTLQKGKQALYLVPEIALTSQMINRLRKVFGNDVGIYHSKFNDFERIEIWQKVLNSEYKVILGARSALLLPFVDLGLTIVDEEHDTSFKQFDPAPRYHARDAAIYMSSLFKAKTILGSATPSLESYYNATKTLKYGLVTLDRRYGDVEPPQIEIVNMIQAAKKNEVRTHFSKQLIHEMTEALNLKEQVILFQNRRGYAPYVSCETCGWIPQCPHCDVSLTYHKYSHELKCHYCGYKMKSISKCKLCSSTHFAQHGFGTEKIEDDLKAFFPHATINRLDWEVARTKTGFEKVIADFEKKQTDILVGTQMVTKGLDFDHVNVVGILSADQLINYPDFRSAERAFQLMLQVSGRAGRRAKQGKVIIQTKAQYSRIIEFVLQNNYTGFFTSELYERAKFRFPPFTRLIMITLKHTNAEKVNHAAFELAKSLKSTITCNLLGPSVPAVARIRNYYLRQILIKIEQNSPLTSTKQQILQTISQLNSDINYKQVVVQLDVDPY; this comes from the coding sequence ATGCCTACTTACGCAAAAGTTATTTTACCCTTATCACTTTCTCATGATTACTCTTACGAGGTTCCTGAATCTTTAACAGAAACCATAGCAGCCGGCAAAAGAGTTGAGATTCAGTTTGGACAAAAAAGAGTGTATGCAGGTATTGTTAAAGAAATTTTTACTGATGATCCTCCTTCATATTTGGTCAAGCCAATTCTTAGTGTGTTGGATGAGAATCCAATTGTTACCCAAATCCAACTAAATTTTTGGAAATGGATATCCGAATATTATATGTGTACAGAAGGCGATGTAATGAACGCCGCTTTGCCCGCTGCTTTTAAGTTGTCGAGCGAAACCAATTTAGAGTTAAATCCTTCTTTTAAATATGATTATTCTCTACTGACTGACGATGAGTATATGATCGCTGAAGCCTTGATAAAACAATCAAAAATTACTATTGACGATGTAAAGTTGATATTAAACAAAAAGAATGTATTGTATATCATTAAATCTCTGATTGAAAAAGGAGCAATATTGGTCAGCGAAGAGTTGGTAGAGCGCTACAAACCCAAAATGGAGACACTAATCAGGCTGACTGATGATTATAAAGACGAAAATTTGTTGAGGGATTTGTTTGAAAAACTAAATAAAGCTCCCAAACAATTGTCGGTCTTGATGGCATATCTTCAGTTAAAAAATAAAACCCTGCAAGATTCAATTCGAATTAAAGAATTAGAAAACTTTGCTCAGGTTAAAAGCGCTGATATACAGTTGCTTGTGAAGAAAGGAATATTTATCAAAGAAGATAAAATTACCAGCCGTTTGCCTGAGCTTTCAGACCTTTCTTCAACAATTGACTTGCTAACCGAACATCAACAGGAAGCTTATGACCACATTCTGCGTCAATTTGAAACAAAGGGAGTAATATTGTTACATGGGGTTACTTCGAGCGGTAAAACACAACTTTATCTAAAGCTCATCCAAGATACACTCCAAAAAGGTAAACAAGCATTATACCTTGTCCCCGAAATTGCCTTAACCAGTCAAATGATAAATCGTTTGCGAAAAGTATTTGGCAATGATGTCGGTATTTATCATTCCAAGTTTAATGATTTCGAACGGATAGAAATCTGGCAAAAAGTTTTGAATTCGGAATACAAAGTAATTCTTGGTGCTCGCTCAGCACTATTACTTCCTTTTGTTGATTTAGGTTTGACTATAGTGGATGAAGAACACGATACTTCGTTTAAACAGTTTGATCCTGCTCCCCGCTATCATGCAAGAGATGCAGCCATTTATATGTCTTCACTCTTTAAAGCCAAGACCATTTTAGGTTCTGCTACCCCATCCTTAGAAAGTTATTATAATGCCACTAAAACCCTGAAATATGGATTAGTAACATTAGACCGCCGTTATGGTGATGTTGAGCCGCCCCAAATTGAAATTGTAAACATGATTCAAGCGGCTAAGAAAAATGAAGTCCGAACTCATTTCAGCAAACAGCTCATACATGAAATGACCGAAGCCCTGAACTTAAAAGAACAAGTTATATTGTTTCAAAACCGAAGAGGATATGCGCCCTATGTATCATGCGAAACGTGTGGATGGATTCCACAGTGTCCACATTGCGATGTCAGTCTGACTTATCATAAATATTCGCATGAATTAAAGTGCCATTACTGCGGATATAAAATGAAATCTATCTCCAAATGTAAACTTTGCAGCAGTACTCATTTTGCGCAACATGGGTTTGGAACAGAAAAAATAGAAGACGATTTAAAAGCATTTTTTCCACATGCCACGATAAACAGGCTTGATTGGGAAGTTGCCCGAACTAAAACAGGATTTGAAAAAGTGATTGCTGATTTTGAGAAAAAGCAAACCGATATTTTAGTCGGCACGCAAATGGTAACCAAAGGACTTGACTTTGATCATGTAAACGTAGTTGGAATTTTAAGCGCCGATCAACTAATTAATTATCCGGACTTCAGATCTGCTGAAAGAGCATTTCAGTTGATGCTTCAGGTAAGTGGAAGAGCTGGAAGACGTGCCAAACAAGGGAAAGTTATTATTCAGACTAAAGCTCAATACAGCCGTATTATAGAATTTGTGCTACAAAATAATTATACAGGCTTTTTTACCTCTGAATTATATGAAAGAGCAAAGTTTCGGTTTCCACCTTTTACCCGTCTGATTATGATTACTTTGAAGCACACAAACGCCGAAAAAGTAAACCACGCAGCCTTCGAACTGGCAAAATCCTTAAAGTCAACCATAACCTGCAATCTCCTCGGGCCAAGCGTTCCTGCGGTTGCCCGTATAAGAAACTATTATTTGAGACAAATCCTAATCAAAATCGAGCAGAACTCCCCCCTAACTTCGACCAAACAACAAATTTTACAAACCATATCCCAGTTAAACTCGGATATAAACTACAAACAAGTTGTCGTACAGTTGGATGTTGACCCGTATTAG
- a CDS encoding YebC/PmpR family DNA-binding transcriptional regulator gives MGRAFEKRKTQKMARWSQISKAFTRIGKEIAISVKLGGPDPVSNPRLRMAIQNAKAVNMPKEKVENAIKRASNKEEKDFNEVVYEGYGPNAVAIVVECATDNPTRTVANLRTYFNKNNGALGKTGSLDFLFERQGVFTIHKGTIDPEEIELELIDFGAEEVEGDGDEIYIYTAFESFGIMQKALEDKGIEVIKAELQRFPLNTVALTEEQEEQVNKLLEKLEEDDDVQQVFHNMA, from the coding sequence ATGGGAAGAGCATTTGAAAAGAGAAAAACCCAAAAAATGGCTCGTTGGAGCCAAATTTCCAAAGCATTTACCCGCATAGGTAAAGAGATTGCAATATCTGTTAAATTAGGTGGTCCCGACCCTGTTTCCAATCCCAGGTTAAGGATGGCTATCCAAAATGCTAAGGCGGTAAATATGCCTAAAGAAAAGGTTGAAAACGCTATTAAAAGGGCATCCAACAAAGAAGAAAAAGATTTTAACGAAGTGGTTTATGAAGGATATGGGCCAAATGCGGTTGCAATCGTCGTTGAATGTGCCACCGATAATCCAACCCGGACCGTTGCAAATTTGAGAACCTATTTCAACAAAAACAATGGCGCACTTGGCAAAACCGGTTCTCTGGATTTCTTATTTGAACGTCAAGGTGTTTTCACTATTCACAAAGGCACAATTGATCCGGAGGAAATAGAATTGGAATTAATTGATTTCGGAGCGGAAGAAGTTGAAGGAGACGGGGATGAAATTTATATTTATACAGCCTTTGAGAGTTTTGGTATCATGCAAAAAGCACTCGAAGACAAAGGTATTGAAGTAATCAAAGCAGAACTGCAAAGGTTTCCGTTAAATACAGTTGCACTAACCGAAGAGCAGGAAGAACAAGTCAATAAACTGTTGGAAAAATTAGAAGAAGATGATGATGTTCAACAGGTTTTTCACAATATGGCTTAA
- a CDS encoding glycogen/starch synthase: MTNKTRVLMVTQEMNPYLMLSSVGEITRQLPQYLQEKGMELRVLMPRFGAINERRHRLHEVVRLSGINIIIEEDDFPLIIKVASLPNSRLQVYFLDNDDFYKRKNVDRDDNGEFFDDNTERMVFFCKGVLETVKKFGWAPDVIHCHGWMTSLMPLYVKKAYNNDPIFANSSVIYSVYKNSFDEDLGDIFEHKVPTGNISTEDLSPYGSTSNEDLNKGAIFYSDAIIKADKDLSDDVISLIDRTEKPVLDYIHPENGFLKQYEELYKELLANKVSKMSL, from the coding sequence ATGACTAACAAGACAAGAGTACTGATGGTTACCCAAGAGATGAATCCCTACCTGATGTTAAGCAGTGTTGGAGAAATAACCCGTCAATTGCCACAGTATTTGCAGGAAAAGGGCATGGAATTAAGAGTCTTAATGCCTCGTTTTGGAGCAATAAATGAACGAAGGCATAGACTGCACGAGGTCGTCCGTCTTTCAGGCATTAATATAATTATTGAGGAAGACGATTTTCCGTTGATTATAAAAGTTGCCTCCCTGCCCAATAGCCGTCTTCAGGTCTATTTTTTAGATAATGATGATTTTTACAAACGCAAAAATGTAGATCGTGATGATAACGGCGAGTTTTTTGACGACAATACTGAAAGAATGGTTTTCTTTTGTAAGGGGGTTCTCGAAACGGTAAAAAAGTTTGGATGGGCACCGGATGTTATTCATTGCCATGGTTGGATGACCAGTTTAATGCCGCTCTATGTAAAGAAAGCGTACAATAACGATCCGATTTTTGCTAACTCATCGGTCATTTATTCGGTTTACAAAAACTCATTTGACGAAGATTTGGGCGATATTTTTGAGCATAAAGTACCTACCGGAAACATCTCAACCGAAGACTTATCTCCTTACGGTTCAACCAGTAATGAAGATTTAAATAAAGGTGCAATTTTTTATTCGGATGCTATTATTAAGGCAGACAAAGATTTAAGCGATGATGTTATCAGCCTGATAGATCGAACCGAAAAGCCAGTATTGGACTATATACATCCGGAAAACGGTTTCTTGAAACAATACGAAGAACTTTACAAAGAATTGCTTGCAAATAAAGTTTCAAAAATGTCGTTATAA
- a CDS encoding tRNA-(ms[2]io[6]A)-hydroxylase, with protein MNTILRLQLPTDPRWVNLAQISIEDILTDHAYCEQKAASSCISLIQQYPEKTELVEQLAPIVTEEWGHFRMVLSELKKRNLKLGRQRKDEYVNELLKFIRKGVSRDEQLLDKLLMCGLIEARSCERFKLLSKNISDIELQKFYYKLMVAEAAHYTLFLDLSRLYTSKERTKERWLEWLDFEAEVMQNLTLRGDRMH; from the coding sequence ATGAATACAATTTTGCGTTTGCAATTGCCAACTGACCCAAGATGGGTTAACCTTGCTCAAATCAGCATTGAAGATATTTTGACAGATCATGCCTACTGCGAACAAAAGGCAGCATCATCCTGTATCTCGCTCATACAGCAATATCCCGAAAAAACAGAGCTTGTAGAACAATTAGCCCCTATAGTCACCGAAGAATGGGGGCATTTCAGAATGGTATTGTCCGAACTAAAAAAACGCAACTTAAAATTGGGAAGGCAACGCAAAGACGAATATGTGAATGAATTGCTTAAATTTATCCGAAAAGGGGTAAGCCGTGACGAACAGCTTTTAGATAAATTATTGATGTGTGGATTAATTGAAGCCCGTAGTTGTGAGCGGTTTAAATTGTTGTCCAAAAACATTTCAGATATTGAGTTGCAAAAATTTTACTACAAACTAATGGTAGCAGAAGCAGCTCATTATACGCTTTTTCTTGATTTATCAAGATTATATACTTCCAAAGAACGAACTAAAGAACGATGGTTGGAATGGCTGGATTTTGAAGCAGAGGTGATGCAGAATTTAACACTTCGCGGGGATCGAATGCACTAA